Proteins from a genomic interval of Verrucomicrobium sp.:
- the recQ gene encoding DNA helicase RecQ — protein MPDRLAAALKETFGFDSFRPLQREIMEEILAGRDALALLPTGGGKSLCFQLPALVLPGLTVVVSPLIALMKDQVDSLQAAGVAATYLNSTLDEAEARARLRGLHRGEYKLLYAAPERLMLPGLLENLEAWGLSLLAVDEAHCISEWGHDFRPEYRQISTLRRRFPKVPVLALTATATPRVRGDIAALLGLEKARHFVASFNRPNLTYRVTPKSGAYDQLVEWLESGPRRGEAGIVYCQSRKGAEAVAQKLQADGVPARAYHAGLDAAERARSQELFLRDEVRVVCATIAFGMGINKPNVRYVVHYDLPKNIEGYYQETGRAGRDGLPAECLLFFSAGDAVKQRRFIEEKGSEEERRVASAQLQQMLHYAEASGCRRAALLEYFGEAVEPGGCGACDNCLEPRETYDGTIPAQKLLSCVYRIKQGGGFSVGLAHVVEVLTGAQSEKVKRWGHDKLSTYGIGKELPRAQWQEIGRQLLRAGYLRQSEGQFSVLELTPEGGAVLRERTPISLTKPLAQAKARPDRRDRGAISCDEILFNRLRVLRKELADARDVPAYVIFSDVTLRIMARDQPTDLDAMRRVSGVGQKKLEEFGAAFAASVRDYLRES, from the coding sequence ATGCCCGACCGCCTCGCCGCCGCCCTCAAGGAGACCTTCGGGTTCGACTCCTTCCGCCCGCTCCAGCGGGAGATCATGGAGGAGATCCTGGCGGGCCGCGACGCCCTGGCCCTCCTGCCGACGGGCGGCGGCAAGTCCCTCTGCTTCCAGCTGCCTGCTCTGGTCCTGCCGGGGCTCACCGTCGTCGTCTCCCCGCTCATCGCCCTCATGAAGGACCAGGTGGACAGTCTCCAGGCGGCGGGCGTGGCGGCCACCTATCTCAATTCCACCCTGGACGAGGCGGAGGCCCGCGCCCGCCTGCGCGGCCTCCACCGGGGGGAATACAAGCTTCTCTACGCCGCGCCGGAGCGGCTCATGCTGCCGGGCCTCCTGGAGAACCTGGAGGCGTGGGGCCTCTCCCTTCTGGCGGTCGACGAGGCGCATTGCATCAGCGAGTGGGGGCACGATTTCCGGCCCGAATACCGGCAGATCTCCACGCTCCGCCGCCGCTTCCCGAAGGTCCCCGTCCTGGCCCTGACCGCCACCGCCACCCCGCGCGTGCGCGGGGACATCGCCGCCCTCCTGGGGCTGGAGAAGGCGCGCCACTTCGTCGCCAGCTTCAACCGGCCCAACCTGACCTACCGCGTCACGCCGAAGAGCGGCGCGTACGACCAGCTCGTCGAGTGGCTGGAGAGCGGCCCCCGGCGCGGGGAGGCGGGCATCGTCTACTGCCAGAGCCGGAAGGGGGCGGAGGCCGTCGCGCAGAAGCTCCAGGCGGACGGCGTGCCCGCCCGCGCGTACCATGCGGGCCTCGACGCCGCCGAGCGCGCCCGGTCCCAGGAGCTTTTTCTAAGGGACGAGGTGCGCGTCGTCTGCGCGACGATCGCCTTCGGCATGGGCATCAACAAGCCGAACGTGCGCTACGTCGTCCACTACGACCTGCCGAAGAACATCGAGGGATACTACCAGGAAACGGGCCGCGCGGGCCGCGACGGCCTGCCCGCCGAATGCCTTCTTTTCTTCAGCGCCGGGGACGCGGTGAAGCAGCGCCGATTCATCGAGGAGAAGGGGAGCGAGGAGGAGCGCCGCGTCGCCTCGGCCCAGCTCCAGCAAATGCTTCATTACGCGGAGGCCAGCGGCTGCCGCCGGGCGGCGCTTTTGGAATACTTCGGCGAGGCGGTGGAGCCGGGCGGCTGCGGCGCGTGCGACAACTGCCTGGAGCCGCGCGAGACGTACGACGGGACGATCCCCGCCCAAAAGCTCCTCTCCTGCGTCTACCGGATCAAGCAGGGCGGCGGCTTTTCCGTGGGGCTGGCCCACGTCGTCGAGGTGCTGACCGGCGCGCAGAGCGAGAAGGTGAAGCGCTGGGGCCACGACAAGCTCTCCACCTACGGCATCGGCAAGGAGCTGCCGCGCGCCCAGTGGCAGGAGATCGGCCGCCAGCTTTTGCGCGCGGGCTATCTGCGCCAGAGCGAGGGGCAGTTCTCCGTCCTGGAGCTGACGCCGGAGGGGGGCGCCGTCCTGCGGGAGCGGACGCCCATCTCCCTCACCAAGCCGCTGGCCCAGGCGAAGGCGCGGCCTGACAGGCGGGACCGGGGCGCCATTTCCTGCGACGAGATCCTCTTCAACCGCCTGCGCGTCCTGCGCAAGGAGCTGGCCGACGCGCGGGACGTGCCCGCCTACGTGATCTTTTCCGACGTGACGCTGCGCATCATGGCGCGCGACCAGCCGACGGACCTCGACGCCATGCGCCGGGTGAGCGGCGTGGGGCAGAAGAAACTGGAGGAATTCGGCGCCGCCTTCGCCGCCTCCGTGCGGGATTATCTGCGGGAGAGCTAG
- the serS gene encoding serine--tRNA ligase, which yields MLDLKYLRDHAEEAGRRLSTRGLDGAAQVADVLSHDARRRELLQKVEALKAERNKASKEIGQMKAQGRTDEALLARMKQVSDEIAALDAAVAGVEEEQKALLLTVPNLPHASLPVGDAAANRVERTWGAPPQFSFAPKTHMDIGAARGLLDLPAGAKVSGSGFVVFRGAGARLERALINYLLDFHTRPAAGFDAYEEVAVPFLVREECMVGTGQLPKFAEDMYRLAEENLYLIPTAEVPVTNLFREEILSADQLPVRRVAYTPCFRREAGSAGRDTRGMIRVHQFDKVEMVQIVRPEESYAALEHLVAQAEGILQALGLHYRVLTLATGDVGFGAAKCYDLEVWAPGLDTWLEVSSCSNFEDFQARRMGLRYKTAEGKNAFCHTLNGSGTALARLFVALLETHQQPDGSVRVPEPLRPYLGLETL from the coding sequence ATGCTCGACCTGAAGTATCTACGCGACCACGCCGAGGAGGCGGGCCGCCGCCTTTCGACCCGCGGCCTCGACGGCGCGGCCCAGGTGGCCGACGTCCTTTCCCATGACGCCCGCCGCCGGGAACTCCTCCAAAAGGTGGAAGCCCTCAAGGCGGAGCGGAACAAGGCGAGCAAGGAAATCGGCCAGATGAAGGCCCAGGGCCGGACCGACGAGGCCCTCCTGGCGCGCATGAAGCAGGTTTCCGACGAGATCGCCGCCCTGGACGCGGCGGTCGCCGGGGTGGAGGAGGAGCAGAAGGCCCTCCTTTTGACCGTGCCCAATCTGCCCCATGCCTCCCTGCCCGTCGGGGACGCCGCCGCCAACCGGGTGGAGCGCACCTGGGGCGCGCCGCCGCAATTTTCCTTCGCGCCGAAGACCCACATGGACATCGGCGCGGCGCGCGGCCTCCTGGACCTGCCCGCGGGGGCGAAGGTCTCCGGCTCCGGCTTCGTCGTCTTCCGCGGCGCGGGCGCGCGGCTGGAGCGGGCGCTCATCAATTACCTCCTGGACTTCCACACCCGGCCCGCCGCCGGCTTTGACGCCTATGAGGAGGTCGCCGTCCCCTTCCTGGTGCGGGAGGAGTGCATGGTGGGCACGGGCCAGCTGCCCAAATTCGCCGAGGACATGTACCGCCTGGCGGAGGAGAACCTTTACCTCATCCCCACGGCGGAGGTCCCTGTCACGAACCTCTTCCGGGAGGAGATCCTTTCCGCCGACCAGCTTCCCGTCCGGCGCGTGGCCTACACGCCGTGCTTTCGCCGGGAGGCGGGCTCCGCCGGGCGCGACACGCGCGGCATGATCCGCGTCCACCAGTTCGACAAGGTGGAGATGGTCCAGATCGTCCGCCCGGAGGAGTCCTACGCCGCGTTGGAGCACCTCGTCGCCCAGGCGGAGGGGATTCTCCAGGCCCTCGGCCTCCACTACCGCGTGCTGACCCTGGCCACGGGGGACGTCGGCTTCGGCGCCGCCAAGTGCTACGACCTGGAAGTCTGGGCCCCCGGCCTCGACACCTGGCTGGAGGTTTCCTCCTGCAGCAACTTCGAAGACTTCCAGGCCCGCCGCATGGGCCTGCGCTACAAGACGGCGGAGGGTAAGAACGCCTTCTGCCACACGCTCAACGGGTCGGGCACGGCGCTGGCGCGCCTCTTCGTCGCCCTCCTGGAAACCCACCAGCAACCGGACGGCTCCGTCCGCGTGCCGGAACCGCTCCGCCCCTATCTGGGGCTCGAAACCCTCTAG
- a CDS encoding DUF3656 domain-containing protein: MTAAPAPELLAPAGDWDCVRAAVANGADAVYFGLTKFNARLRADNFTLEDLPKIVAYLHERGVKGYVTMNTLLFPGELAEAEQFLLALDRAGTDAIIVQDLGLAALAAAAAPGLEVHASTQMTITSPEGAQIAARLGVTRVVLARELSLREMERFQHEAGSLPLEVFVHGALCVAYSGQCLTSESLGQRSANRGECAQACRLPYDLIVDGALKDLGDKRYLLSPQDLAAVAEIPQLIERGVASFKIEGRLKSPEYVAAVCQVYRKAIDASLAGRPAAPDADDRRKLELTFSRGLFSGWMHGVDHQQLVHGRHSNKRGPLAGRVAAVDARRQTVEIEWEGEPLRPGDGILFDDGGDQNAQQGGRLWQVAGGRISFERGRIDFARLAPGQAVYQTDDPRLDAALRRTFAQDAPPADRPLSFTVSGKAGTPLRLRAEAGVGGVELDSAMPLEPARTQPLDTARLRAQLGRLGGSGFTLAALENGLEGQVVLPVAELNRLRREAVAALGKAAPAPAAIRAPSAPVLQRLLPARPAPQPGPAACAVLCRSLEQLGALLEAGARTLYVDFEDIRRYKEAVSLVRETPGALVYLATPRIQKSGEQGFFKLIENAAPDGVLIRNLGALHHFRASPLRKVGDFSLNVANPLTAQLLMAPEWGLERVTASYDLNARQLADLLAACPPEWLEVVLHQHMPMFHMEHCVFAAFLSEGKDHTTCGRPCDRHQIAVRDRVGATHPVLADVGCRNTVYHGRAQSGAAFLEEFRALGARHFRLELLREDAAATRRVYESYVRLLAGDLSPATLRAQLQVADQLGVTSGTLTVLGK, translated from the coding sequence ATGACCGCCGCGCCCGCCCCCGAACTCCTCGCCCCCGCGGGCGACTGGGATTGCGTCCGCGCCGCCGTCGCCAACGGGGCAGACGCCGTCTACTTCGGCCTGACCAAGTTCAACGCCCGGCTGCGGGCCGACAACTTCACCCTGGAAGACCTGCCGAAGATCGTCGCCTACCTCCACGAGCGCGGCGTGAAGGGCTACGTGACGATGAACACCCTCCTCTTCCCCGGCGAGCTGGCGGAGGCGGAACAATTCCTCCTGGCCCTCGACCGGGCGGGGACCGACGCCATCATCGTCCAGGACCTGGGCCTGGCCGCCCTGGCCGCCGCCGCCGCGCCCGGCCTGGAAGTCCACGCCTCCACCCAGATGACCATCACCTCGCCCGAAGGGGCGCAGATCGCCGCGCGGCTGGGCGTCACCCGCGTCGTCCTGGCGCGGGAGCTTTCCTTGAGGGAAATGGAGCGCTTCCAGCACGAGGCCGGCTCGCTGCCGCTGGAAGTCTTCGTCCACGGCGCGCTCTGCGTCGCCTACTCCGGCCAGTGCCTGACCAGCGAGTCGCTGGGCCAGCGCAGCGCCAACCGGGGGGAATGCGCCCAGGCCTGCCGCCTTCCCTACGACCTCATCGTCGACGGCGCGCTGAAAGACCTGGGCGACAAACGCTACCTCCTCTCCCCGCAGGACCTCGCCGCCGTGGCGGAGATCCCGCAGCTGATCGAGCGCGGCGTCGCCAGCTTCAAGATCGAAGGCCGCCTCAAGTCCCCCGAATACGTCGCCGCCGTCTGCCAGGTCTACCGCAAGGCGATCGACGCCTCCCTGGCCGGACGCCCCGCCGCCCCCGACGCCGACGACCGGCGCAAGCTGGAACTGACCTTCTCCCGCGGCCTCTTCTCCGGCTGGATGCACGGCGTCGACCACCAGCAGCTCGTCCACGGCCGCCATTCCAACAAACGCGGCCCCCTGGCCGGGCGCGTCGCCGCCGTCGATGCGCGGCGGCAAACCGTGGAAATCGAATGGGAGGGCGAGCCCCTGCGCCCCGGCGACGGCATCCTCTTCGACGACGGCGGCGACCAGAACGCCCAGCAGGGCGGCCGCCTCTGGCAGGTGGCGGGAGGCCGGATTTCCTTCGAGCGGGGCCGGATCGACTTCGCCCGCCTCGCCCCCGGCCAGGCCGTCTACCAAACGGACGACCCCCGGCTCGACGCCGCCCTGCGCCGCACCTTCGCCCAGGACGCCCCGCCCGCCGACCGGCCCCTTTCCTTCACCGTCTCCGGCAAGGCCGGCACGCCCCTGCGCCTCCGCGCGGAGGCGGGCGTCGGCGGCGTGGAACTCGATTCGGCCATGCCCCTGGAACCGGCCCGCACCCAGCCCCTCGACACGGCGCGGCTCCGCGCCCAGCTGGGGCGGCTCGGGGGCAGCGGCTTCACCCTGGCCGCGCTGGAAAACGGATTGGAAGGCCAGGTCGTCCTCCCCGTCGCGGAACTCAACCGCCTCCGCCGCGAGGCCGTCGCCGCGCTGGGAAAAGCCGCGCCCGCTCCCGCCGCCATCCGCGCGCCGTCCGCGCCCGTCCTGCAGCGGCTCCTTCCCGCGCGTCCCGCGCCGCAGCCCGGCCCCGCCGCCTGCGCCGTCCTCTGCCGCTCCCTGGAACAGCTCGGCGCCCTCCTGGAAGCGGGCGCGCGGACCCTCTACGTCGATTTCGAGGACATCCGCCGCTATAAAGAGGCTGTTTCCCTTGTCCGGGAAACCCCCGGCGCGCTCGTCTACCTCGCCACCCCGCGCATCCAGAAATCGGGCGAGCAGGGCTTCTTCAAACTGATCGAGAACGCCGCCCCGGACGGCGTCCTCATCCGCAACCTGGGCGCGCTCCACCACTTCCGCGCGTCCCCCCTGCGGAAAGTCGGCGACTTCTCCCTCAACGTCGCCAACCCCCTCACCGCGCAGCTCCTCATGGCGCCGGAGTGGGGCCTGGAGCGGGTCACCGCCTCCTACGACCTCAACGCCCGCCAGCTGGCCGACCTCCTGGCCGCTTGCCCGCCGGAATGGCTGGAAGTCGTCCTCCACCAGCACATGCCCATGTTCCACATGGAGCACTGCGTCTTCGCCGCCTTCCTTTCCGAAGGGAAAGACCACACCACCTGCGGCCGCCCGTGCGACCGCCACCAGATCGCCGTCCGCGACCGCGTGGGGGCTACCCACCCCGTCCTGGCCGACGTCGGCTGCCGCAACACCGTCTACCACGGCCGCGCCCAGAGCGGCGCCGCCTTCCTGGAAGAGTTCCGCGCCCTCGGCGCGCGGCACTTCCGGCTGGAACTGCTGCGGGAAGACGCCGCCGCCACGCGCCGGGTCTACGAGAGCTACGTCCGCCTCCTGGCGGGCGACCTCTCCCCCGCCACCCTCCGCGCCCAGCTCCAGGTGGCCGACCAGCTCGGCGTCACCAGCGGAACGTTGACCGTCCTCGGCAAATAG
- a CDS encoding thioredoxin family protein — MALTPSTMLPLGTAAPDFSLPDVVTGKTVARASFDGQALLVIFLCRHCPYVKHVEHELSKLGYDYAAGNIAIVGISANDAEAYPADAPASLAEWAKAADIAFPILYDETQAVARAYHAACTPDFFLFDAAHKLAYRGQLDNSRPGNGIPVTGADLRYAMCAVLDGRHPSSLQKPSLGCNIKWKAA; from the coding sequence ATGGCCCTGACCCCCTCGACCATGCTTCCGCTGGGCACCGCTGCGCCCGACTTTTCCCTCCCCGACGTCGTCACCGGCAAGACCGTCGCCCGGGCCTCCTTCGACGGCCAGGCCCTCCTGGTCATCTTCCTCTGCCGCCACTGCCCCTACGTGAAGCACGTCGAGCACGAGCTTTCCAAGCTGGGCTACGACTACGCGGCGGGGAACATCGCCATCGTCGGCATCAGCGCGAACGACGCGGAGGCCTACCCCGCCGACGCCCCGGCATCCCTGGCCGAATGGGCCAAGGCCGCCGACATCGCCTTCCCCATCCTCTACGACGAGACCCAGGCCGTCGCCCGCGCCTACCACGCCGCCTGCACCCCCGATTTCTTCCTCTTCGACGCCGCGCACAAGCTGGCCTACCGCGGCCAGCTGGACAACAGCCGCCCCGGCAACGGCATCCCCGTCACCGGGGCCGACCTCCGCTACGCCATGTGCGCCGTCCTGGACGGCCGCCACCCCAGCTCCCTGCAAAAGCCGAGCCTGGGGTGCAACATCAAGTGGAAGGCCGCTTAG
- a CDS encoding cation-translocating P-type ATPase yields MDETRLRIEGMTCAGCARTVEEALRAVPGVARVVVDLGGQEARVGWAGEPGSSEALFHAVRRAGYRALPAKGKGETQWNGALRLGLPVTALLMFLEWGLGLDHRPWYGIFSFWITLPVLLWVGVPFYRGAARQLARGRMTMDTLVTVGSLAAWGLSVHGLLRPGHQFHLYFMEAAAIVSLIGIGHWLEGRISARANATLRRLFDLAPAWARRLRPSGEEEETAVSDLAPDDLILIKPGDRIPIDGVVFENHGQVDESLLTGEAAPVEKGPGSPVYAGTLSTHRLVVRVTGLGRETALARIVASVERALASRAAVEKLADQVSAVFVPVVVLLAALTFLYWVDVARLPWEPALVVAVSVVVVACPCALGLATPATLLAATNAAARRGILFRDARALEKAGRIDAVLFDKTGTLTEPEAVVEKVQLLTHRMGRDEAAALARALASSSTHPASRTVVAHFAYAAQIKLTEWKEETGAGVSAIYQGETARLGNPAWVQAHGVFVPPYAGLAPGDVALSLGHELLALIHFNPHRPRPEAAAVLRRLEAEGYAAYVVSGDTAVAAEKLAHDLGIAPERVFAPVRPEGKAEIVARLQKEGRRVAFVGDGLNDGPALAQADLGVAVLGASDLAREAADVVLLRRERELEALPEVLALSIATRRAIVQNLFWALAYNVVLIPLAMAGRVPPVAAAVAMSLSDLCVMGNAWRLSLWRARK; encoded by the coding sequence ATGGACGAGACCCGCCTGCGGATCGAGGGGATGACCTGCGCGGGGTGCGCGCGCACCGTGGAGGAGGCGCTGCGGGCGGTCCCCGGCGTCGCCCGCGTCGTCGTCGATCTGGGGGGCCAGGAGGCCCGCGTCGGCTGGGCGGGGGAGCCGGGCTCTTCCGAGGCGCTCTTCCACGCCGTCCGCCGCGCCGGATACCGGGCCCTGCCCGCCAAGGGGAAGGGGGAAACGCAATGGAACGGCGCGCTCCGCCTGGGCCTGCCGGTCACCGCCCTCCTCATGTTCCTGGAATGGGGCCTGGGCCTCGACCACCGCCCTTGGTACGGGATTTTTTCCTTCTGGATCACGCTGCCGGTCCTCCTGTGGGTCGGCGTCCCGTTCTACCGGGGGGCGGCGCGGCAGCTCGCCCGGGGCCGGATGACGATGGACACCCTGGTGACCGTCGGCAGCCTGGCCGCCTGGGGGCTTTCCGTGCACGGCCTCCTGCGGCCCGGCCACCAATTCCACCTCTACTTCATGGAGGCGGCGGCGATCGTCTCCCTCATCGGGATCGGACATTGGCTGGAAGGGCGGATTTCCGCCCGCGCGAACGCGACGCTCCGGCGGCTCTTCGACCTGGCGCCCGCCTGGGCGCGGCGGCTCCGCCCCTCCGGCGAGGAGGAGGAGACCGCCGTCTCCGACCTGGCCCCGGACGACTTGATCCTCATCAAGCCGGGTGACCGCATCCCGATCGACGGCGTCGTTTTCGAGAACCACGGCCAGGTCGACGAGAGCCTGCTGACGGGCGAGGCCGCGCCGGTCGAGAAGGGGCCCGGCTCTCCCGTCTACGCGGGGACGCTCAGCACGCACCGGCTGGTCGTCCGCGTCACGGGGCTGGGGCGGGAGACGGCCCTGGCGCGCATCGTCGCCTCCGTGGAGCGGGCGCTGGCCAGCCGTGCGGCGGTGGAGAAGCTGGCCGACCAGGTCAGCGCCGTCTTCGTCCCCGTCGTCGTCCTCCTGGCCGCGCTGACTTTTCTCTATTGGGTCGACGTGGCACGCCTGCCGTGGGAACCGGCGCTGGTCGTCGCCGTCTCGGTCGTCGTCGTCGCCTGCCCGTGCGCGCTGGGCCTGGCGACGCCCGCGACACTGTTGGCCGCCACGAACGCCGCCGCGCGGCGGGGCATCCTTTTCCGCGACGCGCGGGCGCTGGAAAAGGCGGGCCGGATCGACGCCGTCCTCTTCGACAAGACCGGCACTTTGACCGAGCCGGAGGCGGTGGTGGAAAAGGTGCAGCTGCTCACCCACCGGATGGGCCGGGACGAGGCGGCCGCCCTTGCGCGGGCGCTGGCTTCCTCCAGCACCCATCCTGCCAGCCGCACCGTCGTCGCCCACTTCGCCTATGCGGCGCAGATCAAGCTGACGGAGTGGAAGGAAGAGACCGGCGCGGGCGTTTCCGCGATCTATCAGGGGGAGACGGCCCGCCTGGGCAATCCCGCCTGGGTCCAGGCGCACGGCGTCTTCGTCCCGCCCTATGCCGGGCTGGCGCCGGGGGACGTCGCTCTTTCCCTGGGGCACGAGCTGCTGGCCCTGATCCATTTTAATCCGCACCGGCCCCGGCCGGAGGCGGCGGCGGTCTTGCGCCGGCTGGAGGCGGAGGGATACGCGGCCTACGTCGTCTCCGGCGATACCGCGGTGGCGGCGGAGAAGCTGGCGCACGACCTCGGCATCGCCCCGGAGCGGGTCTTCGCGCCCGTCCGTCCGGAGGGGAAGGCGGAGATCGTCGCCCGGCTCCAGAAGGAGGGGCGCCGCGTCGCCTTCGTCGGGGACGGGCTCAACGACGGGCCCGCCTTGGCCCAGGCCGATCTGGGCGTCGCCGTCCTGGGGGCCAGCGATCTGGCCCGGGAAGCGGCCGACGTGGTTCTGCTTCGCCGGGAGCGGGAGCTGGAGGCGTTGCCGGAGGTCTTGGCCCTCTCCATCGCCACGCGCCGGGCGATCGTGCAGAATCTCTTTTGGGCCCTGGCCTATAACGTCGTCCTCATTCCCCTGGCGATGGCCGGGCGGGTGCCCCCGGTGGCCGCCGCGGTGGCCATGAGCCTTTCCGACCTCTGCGTGATGGGGAACGCCTGGCGGCTCTCCCTCTGGCGGGCGCGCAAATAA